The following are encoded together in the Corynebacterium jeikeium genome:
- the hemW gene encoding radical SAM family heme chaperone HemW: MHGLYIHVPFCSTRCGYCDFNTYTPQELSAADGSAVDGNTIPGYLDALERELEVAAEVWDYPGEVQTVFFGGGTPSMLGHEGLARALNAARRTIGLAADAEVTTEANPESTSPEFFAGLREAGFNRISLGMQSAMGHVLKVLERQHTPGRPIEATREAKRAGFEHINLDVIYGTPTETDEDLRRTLDAVLEADVDHVSAYSLIVEDGTAMARKVRRGELPAPDEDTLADRYDAIDARLRDAGFNWYEVSNWAKPGGECQHNLIYWRSGQWWGAGPGAHGCVRLRGEGHSESGLVRLVNAKRPATYWDGLLGEAEGASTGKDGLPVPGSVVTTERLTNDDLRTEHVMLQLRLAEGLKLVGSDENAELAQVIERYTGLGLLDKHGERLRLTDKGRYLADGIVTDIVLALGL, from the coding sequence ATGCATGGCCTTTATATCCACGTCCCCTTTTGCTCCACCCGCTGTGGCTACTGCGACTTCAACACGTACACCCCGCAGGAGCTCAGCGCGGCCGACGGCAGCGCTGTGGATGGCAACACCATCCCTGGCTACCTGGATGCCCTGGAACGCGAACTGGAGGTCGCCGCCGAGGTGTGGGATTACCCCGGCGAGGTACAGACCGTCTTCTTCGGTGGTGGCACGCCCTCCATGTTGGGCCACGAGGGGCTGGCCCGAGCGCTAAATGCTGCCCGCCGCACGATCGGCCTGGCAGCAGACGCGGAGGTCACCACCGAGGCGAACCCGGAATCCACCAGCCCGGAGTTCTTCGCAGGCTTGCGCGAGGCGGGTTTCAACCGCATCTCCTTAGGCATGCAGTCCGCGATGGGGCATGTGCTGAAGGTGCTGGAACGCCAGCACACCCCGGGCCGCCCGATCGAGGCGACCCGCGAGGCCAAGCGAGCAGGCTTCGAGCACATCAACCTGGATGTCATCTACGGCACCCCGACCGAGACCGATGAAGACCTGCGGCGCACCCTCGACGCCGTGCTGGAGGCCGACGTCGACCACGTTTCCGCCTACTCCCTGATCGTTGAGGACGGCACGGCCATGGCGCGCAAGGTGCGGCGCGGCGAGCTGCCCGCCCCGGACGAGGACACTCTCGCTGATCGTTATGACGCCATCGATGCCCGCCTGCGGGATGCCGGATTTAACTGGTACGAGGTCTCTAACTGGGCCAAACCCGGCGGTGAATGCCAGCACAACCTGATCTATTGGCGCTCCGGTCAGTGGTGGGGCGCCGGGCCCGGCGCCCATGGATGCGTGCGGCTGCGTGGGGAGGGGCACAGCGAGTCTGGCCTGGTGAGGCTGGTGAATGCGAAGCGTCCGGCGACCTATTGGGATGGGCTGCTGGGGGAGGCCGAAGGGGCGTCAACAGGAAAGGATGGCCTACCCGTGCCAGGGTCGGTGGTGACGACAGAGCGCCTCACCAACGACGACCTGCGTACCGAACATGTGATGCTGCAGTTGCGTTTGGCTGAAGGGCTGAAGCTAGTCGGTAGTGATGAGAACGCTGAGCTGGCGCAGGTGATCGAGCGCTACACGGGCCTGGGCCTGCTGGATAAACACGGCGAGCGCCTAAGATTGACGGATAAAGGGCGCTACCTGGCCGACGGGATCGTCACGGACATTGTGTTGGCGCTCGGGCTTTAA
- the hrcA gene encoding heat-inducible transcriptional repressor HrcA: MSSGTEHRRNQVLRAIVSDFIASHEPVGSKMLVDRHQLGVSSATIRNDMAVLEAEGYITQQHASSGRIPTVKGYRRFVDGIHEVKPLSTPERRAILDFLEHGVDLEDVLRRSVQLLSQLTRQVAVVQMPDLRRGRVKHCELVKLGSHRILLVLITDTGRVDQRNVDLGQPISDDDLPRLRDLVNSAMVGRTLDDACTNIAALANEAKGNSMPEELRDVALVVTTVLVETLLERPNDRLILAGTPNLMRTSELSPVVEALEEQVVVLKLLNSVRDLQVQVSIGEENEDEELRGASVVSAGYGNANAVLGGMGVVGPTHLDYSGTISSVTAVAHYVSRILSEE, encoded by the coding sequence TTGTCGAGCGGAACGGAACACAGAAGAAACCAAGTGCTGCGGGCGATCGTCAGCGATTTCATCGCCTCGCACGAGCCGGTGGGCTCGAAGATGCTGGTGGATCGACACCAGCTGGGCGTTTCCTCCGCGACGATCCGCAACGACATGGCAGTGCTAGAGGCCGAGGGGTACATCACTCAGCAGCATGCCTCCTCTGGACGCATCCCCACGGTAAAGGGCTACCGGCGCTTTGTGGACGGGATCCACGAGGTCAAGCCGCTGAGTACCCCGGAGCGCCGCGCGATCCTGGACTTCCTGGAACACGGTGTGGACCTGGAGGACGTGCTGCGCCGTAGCGTGCAGCTGCTATCCCAGCTGACCCGCCAGGTGGCCGTGGTCCAGATGCCGGATCTGCGGCGCGGGCGGGTGAAGCACTGCGAGCTGGTGAAGCTGGGCAGCCACCGCATCCTGCTGGTGTTGATCACCGACACTGGGCGCGTGGACCAGCGCAACGTGGACCTGGGGCAGCCGATCAGCGACGACGACCTGCCACGGTTGCGGGACCTGGTGAATTCCGCGATGGTAGGGCGCACCCTCGACGATGCGTGCACGAATATCGCTGCCCTAGCCAACGAGGCTAAGGGCAACAGCATGCCCGAGGAACTGCGCGACGTGGCGCTTGTGGTGACGACCGTGCTGGTGGAGACCCTGCTGGAGCGCCCGAATGACCGCCTGATCCTGGCAGGTACACCCAACCTGATGCGCACCAGCGAGCTCAGCCCAGTGGTGGAGGCCCTGGAAGAACAGGTGGTGGTGCTGAAACTGCTGAATAGCGTGCGCGACCTGCAGGTGCAGGTGAGCATCGGTGAGGAAAACGAGGACGAGGAGTTGCGCGGTGCCTCCGTCGTATCCGCCGGCTATGGCAATGCCAATGCGGTGCTCGGCGGCATGGGTGTGGTGGGGCCAACCCACCTGGACTACTCCGGCACCATTTCCTCTGTGACGGCCGTGGCGCACTACGTCTCGCGGATTTTGAGCGAAGAGTAG
- the dnaJ gene encoding molecular chaperone DnaJ yields MARDYYGILGVDRDATDAEIKKAYRRLARKYHPDVNPSEEAAEKFREASLAQEVLTDPQKRQIVDAGGDPEEQGFGQPGAGGFGGFSGGGLGDIFDAFFGGGGGARGPRESRVRRGNDALVHLEATLEEIYAGIDREITVETAVLCDVCDGSGSASKAAPVTCPTCQGAGEVMELQNSMLGRVQVRRACHRCAGTGEIIQDPCENCAGDGRVRDRQTLKVSIPAGISDGMRLRMSGKGEVGPGGGPAGDLYVEVHATEHPYFIRESDDLHVNLQVPAVDAALGTSVEVKLLDDSIATVDVAPGTQPDATIRLSEKGMPHLRREGHGSLIAHVEVMIPTDLNHKQRDLLEKLREASSQNAGVASKDESHSGFFSRLRSKFGR; encoded by the coding sequence GTGGCTCGAGACTATTACGGAATCCTCGGTGTGGATCGCGACGCTACGGACGCCGAAATTAAGAAGGCGTACCGCCGCCTAGCCCGCAAGTACCACCCGGACGTCAACCCTTCCGAGGAGGCCGCGGAGAAGTTCCGCGAGGCCTCCCTGGCCCAGGAGGTACTGACGGACCCGCAGAAGCGCCAGATCGTGGATGCCGGTGGCGACCCGGAGGAGCAGGGCTTCGGCCAGCCGGGAGCCGGCGGATTCGGGGGCTTCTCCGGCGGCGGCCTGGGCGACATCTTCGACGCATTCTTCGGCGGTGGCGGCGGGGCACGCGGCCCGCGCGAGTCCCGCGTGCGCCGCGGCAACGATGCCCTGGTGCACTTGGAAGCCACGCTGGAGGAGATCTACGCAGGCATCGACCGCGAGATCACCGTGGAAACCGCTGTGCTGTGCGATGTGTGCGACGGCTCGGGATCGGCCTCCAAGGCAGCGCCGGTGACCTGCCCGACATGTCAGGGCGCGGGCGAGGTCATGGAGCTACAGAATTCTATGCTGGGCCGCGTGCAGGTGCGCCGTGCTTGCCACCGCTGCGCGGGCACCGGCGAGATCATCCAGGATCCCTGTGAGAACTGCGCAGGCGACGGGCGCGTGCGCGACCGCCAGACCCTCAAGGTTTCCATCCCCGCTGGTATCTCCGACGGCATGCGCCTGCGCATGAGCGGCAAGGGTGAGGTCGGACCCGGTGGCGGCCCCGCCGGCGACCTGTACGTGGAAGTGCACGCTACCGAGCACCCGTATTTCATCCGCGAGTCCGATGACCTGCACGTGAACTTGCAGGTACCGGCGGTAGACGCGGCCCTGGGTACCTCCGTGGAGGTCAAACTGCTGGACGATTCCATCGCCACCGTGGACGTCGCGCCGGGCACTCAGCCGGATGCCACAATCCGCCTGTCCGAGAAGGGCATGCCACACTTGCGCCGCGAGGGCCACGGTTCCCTGATCGCCCACGTGGAGGTCATGATCCCTACCGACCTCAACCACAAGCAGCGTGACCTGCTGGAGAAGCTGCGAGAAGCCAGCTCCCAGAACGCTGGCGTGGCTTCCAAGGACGAGTCCCATAGCGGTTTCTTCTCCCGCCTGCGCTCGAAGTTTGGCCGTTAG
- a CDS encoding 16S rRNA (uracil(1498)-N(3))-methyltransferase: protein MTDPVFVHPIPEPVVVGDRFRLTGAEAKHASVKRLEVGEGLVITDGATRAVQGSFLGDATVEVADILELPTPNPRVTVVQAIPKSDRAELAVDLAVQAGADRIVPWAARRAIAKWDGKEAKAHAKWDNAARAAAKQSRRLQIPEVTQLVRSPQELARVLGLGEAGTAASGVGGGSGTSTVRVLVLHEEATEPLPAAVSAAVNGDDANGSEAAATEIALVVGPEGGISPEELAEFEQLGATPVRLGPEVLRTATAAAVALGAIGAVTDRWR, encoded by the coding sequence ATGACAGATCCGGTGTTCGTCCACCCCATTCCCGAGCCGGTTGTTGTCGGCGATCGCTTCCGTTTGACCGGTGCGGAGGCCAAGCACGCCTCCGTCAAGCGCCTCGAAGTGGGCGAGGGGTTGGTCATCACCGATGGCGCCACACGCGCGGTGCAAGGTTCTTTTCTTGGGGACGCCACCGTGGAGGTCGCTGACATTCTTGAGCTTCCCACCCCGAACCCACGGGTGACGGTAGTACAGGCGATTCCAAAGTCAGACCGGGCGGAACTGGCCGTGGATCTGGCGGTACAGGCGGGCGCAGATCGGATTGTGCCGTGGGCCGCCCGCAGGGCTATCGCAAAGTGGGATGGCAAGGAGGCTAAGGCCCACGCGAAATGGGACAACGCAGCCCGCGCGGCGGCTAAGCAGTCCCGTCGCCTGCAGATCCCAGAGGTGACGCAGCTGGTGCGCAGCCCGCAGGAGCTGGCGCGGGTGCTGGGGCTGGGGGAGGCCGGCACCGCTGCGAGCGGTGTCGGTGGTGGCAGCGGCACCAGCACCGTCCGCGTGCTGGTGCTGCACGAGGAGGCCACCGAGCCGTTGCCCGCGGCCGTCAGCGCGGCGGTGAATGGCGACGACGCCAACGGCAGCGAAGCTGCCGCAACCGAGATCGCCCTCGTCGTCGGCCCCGAGGGCGGCATCAGCCCGGAGGAACTCGCCGAATTTGAGCAGCTGGGAGCCACCCCGGTCCGCCTGGGGCCGGAAGTTCTGCGCACCGCCACCGCTGCAGCCGTGGCGCTGGGAGCCATCGGCGCTGTCACGGACCGTTGGCGGTAG
- a CDS encoding PhoH family protein: MTSPNSARSPRPRVASSTVELDPESVLDVAGPADENLRVLEHAFDADILTRGNRVTIRGEASEVSQARRVLQEMINLVSRGHAVDPAATKRAITLVEEQAPALVSSSDSAPIVSYRGKTVRPKTPGQQEYVEAIDEDAIVFGIGPAGTGKTYLAMAKAVQALQAKDVNRIILTRPAVEAGEKLGFLPGTLSDKIDPYLRPLHDALREMVDPETIPRLMDTGVIEVAPLAYMRGRTLNDSFVVLDEAQNTTPAQMKMFLTRLGFGSKMVVTGDLSQVDLPNRQESGLKVARQVLQGVDGVSIINLDSDDVVRHRLVSKIVEAYGTYELDNEI; the protein is encoded by the coding sequence ATGACGTCACCCAACTCCGCTAGGTCACCGCGCCCCCGCGTAGCCAGCTCTACCGTGGAGCTCGACCCGGAATCGGTTCTGGACGTCGCCGGCCCGGCAGATGAGAACCTGCGGGTGCTGGAGCACGCCTTCGATGCGGACATCCTGACCCGCGGCAACCGCGTGACGATCCGCGGCGAGGCCTCCGAGGTATCCCAGGCGCGCCGCGTGTTGCAGGAGATGATCAACCTGGTCAGCCGAGGCCACGCGGTGGATCCAGCTGCCACGAAGCGCGCGATCACTCTGGTGGAGGAACAAGCCCCGGCGCTGGTTTCCAGCAGCGACTCCGCACCCATCGTCTCCTACCGTGGCAAGACGGTGCGTCCGAAGACCCCTGGCCAGCAGGAATACGTGGAGGCCATCGACGAGGACGCGATCGTATTTGGCATCGGTCCAGCCGGTACGGGCAAAACGTATCTGGCCATGGCCAAGGCCGTACAGGCCCTGCAGGCCAAGGACGTTAATCGGATTATCCTGACCCGCCCGGCCGTGGAGGCAGGGGAGAAGCTGGGTTTTCTGCCCGGCACGCTGAGCGACAAGATCGACCCCTACTTGCGCCCGCTGCACGACGCGCTGCGGGAAATGGTGGACCCGGAGACGATCCCCCGGCTGATGGATACCGGCGTGATTGAAGTCGCGCCCTTGGCCTACATGCGCGGCCGGACGCTTAATGATTCCTTCGTAGTCCTGGACGAGGCACAGAACACCACCCCGGCGCAGATGAAGATGTTCCTGACCCGCCTAGGGTTTGGCTCCAAGATGGTGGTTACTGGCGACTTGAGCCAGGTGGATCTGCCGAACCGCCAGGAGTCCGGCCTGAAGGTTGCCCGCCAGGTTCTGCAGGGAGTGGATGGCGTGTCGATCATTAACTTGGATTCCGACGACGTCGTGCGCCACCGGTTGGTCTCCAAGATCGTGGAAGCCTACGGCACCTACGAGCTAGACAATGAGATCTAA
- the ybeY gene encoding rRNA maturation RNase YbeY, translating into MSIEVFNESGRGEVNEEELIDVARYALWTLDVHPAAELSIHIVDLETIEDLHVRWMDLPGPTDVMSFPMDELTPGWGRKDAAEPSPAMLGDIMLCPDFAEGQATRAGHSLAHELDLLTVHGVLHLLGFDHVTPEDEQKMFALQNEILANWYDSQEERGVSFAPKPTGAGAFPSAADRDDTQN; encoded by the coding sequence ATGAGCATCGAAGTTTTTAACGAATCCGGCCGCGGCGAGGTCAACGAGGAAGAGCTGATCGACGTCGCCCGCTACGCACTGTGGACCCTCGACGTTCACCCGGCAGCCGAGCTATCTATCCACATTGTCGACCTGGAAACCATCGAGGACCTGCACGTTAGGTGGATGGATCTGCCCGGCCCTACCGATGTGATGAGCTTTCCGATGGACGAATTGACGCCGGGTTGGGGCCGCAAGGATGCGGCGGAACCCTCCCCGGCGATGTTGGGCGACATCATGCTGTGCCCCGACTTTGCTGAAGGTCAGGCGACCCGTGCAGGCCACTCCCTGGCCCACGAGCTTGACCTGCTGACCGTCCACGGGGTGCTGCACCTGCTGGGCTTCGACCACGTCACCCCGGAAGATGAGCAAAAGATGTTCGCCTTGCAGAATGAGATCCTGGCTAATTGGTATGACTCCCAGGAGGAGCGCGGCGTGAGCTTCGCTCCGAAGCCGACTGGCGCCGGGGCCTTCCCCAGCGCTGCGGACCGCGACGACACTCAAAACTAG
- a CDS encoding hemolysin family protein produces the protein MTIDIPLSIPFAILALFLGGVLSLVETAVSSLSAARVENLVKEDRPGAARLERVLEGRAGHINLLVLLRTICEVSGAVLAAAACVELMGSRGWAFATAIVIVTLLTFILIGVLSRTLGRQNPYTISLATAPILLGLSKLLGPIAKLLVGAGNVLTPGRGFRNGPFASEIELREMVDIASERGVVEMDERRMIQSVFDLADTSARSVMVPRPEMVWIEADKTAGQATSLCVRTGLSRLPVVGDDVDDIVGVIYLKDLIAETYHMTDGGSSIRVRDCMRPAVFVPDSKKLDDLLEDMQRDQIHIAMLIDEYGAVAGLISIEDILEEIVGEITDEYDTSEQAPIEPLEDGSYRVQARLSLEELEELFEDVEFSDEQHEEVDTVYGLGAFELGRVPIPGAEISTAGLHLRYEGGRDRRGRVKIRTAVVTREQQPEGTVDADRDGGAAEGTAVAASTRNSGQDKPQDKSASDKAQQ, from the coding sequence ATGACGATCGACATCCCCTTATCCATCCCGTTTGCGATCCTTGCGCTCTTCTTAGGCGGTGTGCTGTCGCTGGTGGAAACGGCAGTGTCATCGCTCTCCGCAGCGCGGGTGGAGAACCTGGTGAAGGAGGATCGCCCGGGTGCTGCCCGACTGGAGCGGGTGCTCGAGGGGCGGGCTGGCCACATTAACCTGCTGGTGCTGCTCCGCACCATTTGCGAGGTCTCCGGCGCGGTGCTGGCCGCCGCCGCCTGCGTGGAGCTGATGGGTTCGCGCGGCTGGGCATTCGCCACCGCCATCGTGATCGTCACGCTACTGACATTCATTCTGATCGGCGTGCTCTCCCGCACGCTCGGTCGACAGAACCCGTACACCATTAGTCTGGCGACTGCGCCGATTCTGCTGGGGCTATCCAAGCTGCTGGGGCCAATCGCAAAGTTGCTGGTCGGTGCCGGTAATGTGCTGACGCCCGGCCGGGGTTTCCGCAACGGCCCCTTCGCCTCCGAAATTGAGCTGCGCGAAATGGTGGACATCGCCTCCGAACGCGGCGTTGTGGAGATGGACGAGAGGCGGATGATCCAATCCGTCTTTGACCTCGCCGACACCTCGGCGCGCTCCGTGATGGTGCCGCGGCCAGAGATGGTGTGGATCGAGGCCGATAAGACCGCCGGCCAAGCCACCAGCCTGTGCGTGCGCACCGGTCTTTCCCGGCTGCCCGTGGTGGGGGATGACGTGGACGACATTGTGGGCGTCATTTACCTCAAAGACCTCATTGCCGAGACCTATCACATGACCGACGGCGGCAGCTCCATCCGCGTGCGAGACTGCATGCGGCCCGCCGTGTTCGTACCGGATTCGAAAAAACTGGACGACCTGCTGGAGGACATGCAGCGCGACCAGATTCACATTGCCATGCTTATCGACGAATACGGTGCCGTGGCGGGGCTGATTTCCATCGAGGACATCCTGGAGGAGATCGTCGGCGAGATTACCGACGAGTACGATACGTCGGAGCAAGCGCCGATCGAGCCGCTGGAGGACGGCAGCTACCGGGTGCAGGCGCGCCTGTCGCTTGAGGAGCTCGAGGAGCTATTCGAGGACGTGGAGTTCAGCGATGAGCAGCACGAGGAAGTGGATACCGTCTACGGCCTTGGGGCCTTCGAGCTGGGCAGGGTGCCGATCCCAGGGGCGGAGATTTCCACAGCCGGTCTGCATCTTCGCTACGAGGGCGGACGCGACCGCCGTGGGCGCGTGAAGATCCGTACCGCCGTGGTGACTCGCGAACAGCAGCCTGAGGGCACTGTTGATGCCGACCGCGATGGTGGGGCTGCGGAAGGGACGGCCGTGGCGGCGTCCACAAGAAACAGTGGCCAAGATAAACCCCAAGATAAGAGCGCTAGCGATAAAGCACAGCAATAA
- the era gene encoding GTPase Era: MPEGAGVAPEEMEVPEEYRAPEGFRSGFVSFVGRPNTGKSTLTNALVGEKIAITADQPETTRHPIRGIVHREDAQIILVDTPGLHRPRTLLGERLNEVVKETYSDVDVIAMCVPADEKIGPGDRWIVDAVRSVAPKTPLIGVVTKLDKVSKDQVGAQLLALHELLDGADVVPVSSTKQVQLDVLLDVLRDQLPEGPKFYPDDHVTDDDRDTRMAELIREAALEGLHEELPHSVAVQIEEVVPNPQREGVLDVHAVIFVEREGQKAILRGKDGRRLSRIVHRSRLEIVKMLDQNIYLDVHIKVAKNWQSDPKQLGRMGF; encoded by the coding sequence ATGCCCGAAGGGGCGGGCGTGGCGCCTGAAGAGATGGAAGTGCCGGAGGAATACCGTGCCCCCGAAGGCTTCCGCTCCGGGTTTGTCAGCTTCGTCGGCCGCCCAAACACCGGCAAGTCCACTCTGACGAACGCGCTGGTGGGGGAGAAGATCGCCATCACCGCCGACCAGCCGGAGACCACCCGCCACCCGATCCGTGGCATTGTCCACCGCGAGGACGCCCAGATCATTTTGGTGGACACCCCCGGCCTGCACCGCCCGCGCACTTTGCTCGGCGAGCGCCTGAACGAGGTAGTTAAAGAGACGTACTCGGATGTGGACGTCATCGCCATGTGCGTACCCGCAGACGAGAAGATTGGCCCGGGGGATCGCTGGATTGTGGACGCCGTTCGTTCCGTCGCACCGAAGACCCCGCTGATCGGTGTGGTGACCAAGTTGGACAAGGTTTCCAAGGATCAAGTCGGCGCGCAACTCCTGGCGCTGCACGAACTGCTGGACGGGGCGGACGTGGTGCCGGTTTCTTCCACCAAGCAGGTACAGCTGGATGTGCTGCTGGATGTGCTGCGCGACCAGCTGCCGGAGGGGCCGAAGTTCTACCCGGACGACCACGTGACTGATGACGACCGCGATACCCGCATGGCGGAGCTGATCCGCGAAGCTGCGCTGGAAGGGTTGCACGAAGAATTGCCGCACTCTGTGGCCGTGCAGATCGAAGAGGTCGTGCCGAACCCGCAACGCGAGGGCGTGCTGGACGTGCACGCGGTGATTTTTGTGGAGCGCGAAGGGCAGAAAGCAATTCTGCGAGGCAAGGACGGTCGGCGCCTGTCGCGCATCGTCCACCGCTCGCGGCTGGAAATCGTGAAGATGCTGGACCAGAACATCTACCTGGACGTGCACATTAAGGTGGCGAAGAACTGGCAGTCGGATCCGAAGCAGTTGGGGCGGATGGGGTTCTAG